Below is a genomic region from Candidatus Hydrogenedentota bacterium.
GACCATTTGGTCCTGTATGCCCCCCCGCAGGAAACACCGCCACACGACACGCCCAGAAACGCCCGCATGGAACCACCTCAACATGGTCCGCTCAATTCAGCCTTTTGCCACGGGCTGCTAGACCCTACCTCGCCGTCTTGACCGCCTGGACGAGGGACGCCGCGAAGGCCTCCACCCTTGGGACCAGCTCCGGGGTGTCGCCGGTCTGGCTGATGAGGCGGACAATGGCGGAGCCGACCACCACGGCGTCGCCGTGCAGGGCGACGGTGCGGGCCTGTTCGGGGGTGGAGATGCCGAAGCCGACGGCGACGGGCTTGCCGACGTGCCGCCGGACGCGCTCGACGGCCTCGCCGAGGGTGTCGGCGAGGGAGGCGCTTTCGCCGGTGACGCCGAGGCGGGACACGTAGTAGACGAACCCGGTGCTTTTCTCCCCGATGAAGGCCATGCGTTCCGGGGGCGTGGTGGGGGCCACGAGGAAGACCGTGCAGAGTCCGGCCGCGTCGAGGCACTGCTTGTACTCGTCGCAGTCGTCCGGGGGCAGGTCCACGCAGAGGACCCCGTCGGCGCCGGCGGCGGCGGCGTCCCGGGCGAAGTCCGCAATCCCGTAATGGAGGATGGGGTTGTAGTAGGAGAACAGGAGGATGGGCACCTGGGAGCGCGTGCGGACGCGCCGGACGAGGTCGAGCACGCCGCGCAGGGAGACGCCGTGGGCCAGCGCGCGCAGGTAGGCCTCCTGGATGACCGCGCCGTCGCCGACGGGGTCGG
It encodes:
- a CDS encoding tryptophan synthase subunit alpha, whose product is MNRIEQRFSALRGAGTPAFVPFITCGDPSPAATEEILLALERAGADVIELGVPFSDPVGDGAVIQEAYLRALAHGVSLRGVLDLVRRVRTRSQVPILLFSYYNPILHYGIADFARDAAAAGADGVLCVDLPPDDCDEYKQCLDAAGLCTVFLVAPTTPPERMAFIGEKSTGFVYYVSRLGVTGESASLADTLGEAVERVRRHVGKPVAVGFGISTPEQARTVALHGDAVVVGSAIVRLISQTGDTPELVPRVEAFAASLVQAVKTAR